In Pseudanabaena yagii GIHE-NHR1, the following proteins share a genomic window:
- a CDS encoding DUF6760 family protein produces the protein MGYPSERLYEEVAFIAFYFHWSREDILNLTHAERLRWVNEIMRLR, from the coding sequence ATAGGCTACCCCTCCGAGAGGTTATATGAGGAGGTAGCCTTTATCGCTTTTTACTTCCATTGGTCAAGGGAAGATATACTCAACCTCACCCATGCCGAACGCCTCCGTTGGGTCAATGAAATCATGCGTTTGCGTTAA
- a CDS encoding pentapeptide repeat-containing protein: protein MLRHYFLPNAIALSSSLVIAQAAIANPVDQLLETRACPECELSNANLVEAKLNGANLSLAQMRAANLRKANLIGANLIGAYLKDASFQDANLRWANFTNADLENVDFRGADLRGAKFNAALLKDSNSQKSIFCRTIMSDGKLNNRDCRLAGD from the coding sequence ATGTTACGCCATTACTTTTTGCCTAACGCGATCGCCTTATCCTCATCTCTAGTAATTGCTCAAGCAGCGATCGCTAATCCTGTCGATCAATTGTTAGAGACTAGAGCCTGCCCAGAATGTGAATTAAGTAATGCCAATCTCGTTGAGGCAAAGCTTAATGGCGCAAATCTGAGTTTGGCGCAAATGCGGGCGGCGAATTTGCGGAAGGCAAACTTAATTGGCGCAAACTTGATCGGAGCTTACTTAAAAGATGCCAGCTTTCAGGATGCAAACCTGCGCTGGGCAAATTTTACTAATGCGGATTTAGAGAATGTGGATTTCCGAGGTGCAGATTTAAGGGGAGCTAAATTTAATGCCGCTCTATTGAAAGATTCTAATTCTCAAAAAAGTATCTTTTGTCGCACGATCATGTCCGATGGCAAGCTGAATAATCGTGATTGTCGATTGGCTGGTGATTGA
- a CDS encoding Uma2 family endonuclease, whose protein sequence is MESIAIASPLETFLQQPKIETSPAWEFIHGQPQQKPMPTLFHSRLQRNLVNTINRQTQTYEAIQELRCILPPLSPVPDITVVKSDRLTEVDGLLQGEPDWMIEIRSPDQNTLELQNKILHCLINGTQIAWLTDIQSQQIWVWEHSELPLIYSGSNKLPTLGNISDITLDMVIAMTKQR, encoded by the coding sequence ATGGAATCTATTGCGATCGCTAGCCCCTTAGAAACTTTTCTCCAGCAGCCTAAAATTGAAACCTCACCTGCTTGGGAATTTATCCATGGACAACCTCAACAAAAGCCGATGCCAACGCTTTTTCATTCTCGCCTGCAACGTAACCTAGTTAACACAATCAATAGACAAACCCAAACATACGAAGCTATTCAAGAACTGCGTTGCATCTTGCCACCACTATCTCCCGTACCAGACATTACCGTGGTTAAAAGTGATCGGCTTACTGAAGTTGATGGTCTACTGCAAGGAGAGCCAGACTGGATGATTGAAATTCGCTCCCCCGACCAAAATACCTTAGAGCTACAAAACAAAATCCTACATTGCTTGATCAATGGCACTCAGATTGCGTGGCTGACCGATATTCAGAGTCAGCAAATTTGGGTTTGGGAACACTCAGAACTGCCACTAATCTATTCTGGAAGCAACAAACTCCCAACTCTAGGTAATATCTCAGACATTACCCTAGACATGGTTATAGCAATGACCAAACAGAGATAA